The following proteins are encoded in a genomic region of Apodemus sylvaticus chromosome 21, mApoSyl1.1, whole genome shotgun sequence:
- the LOC127671878 gene encoding leukocyte immunoglobulin-like receptor subfamily B member 4A isoform X2, which yields MTSTYCLMLQNICQIGPGQQLRTLLGLTMMVILTGLLFLGFIVEHWMAGQAGHLPKPIIWAEPGSVIALHTPVIIWCQGSWEAQEYRLFKEQNGYPWDTKFPLDTRNKAKFNIQQMTTNYAGIYKCYYRSTVGDSEHSDVLELVVTGAHEKPSLSVWPSTNVTSGVSIAFTCSSYMGFGRFILIQEGKHHLSWTLDSQHQASQPFHATFVLTAATLNHNGTFTCYGSYRNEPQVWSTSSDPLDLMVSDTKDPSTSPTEDGLGTHWKIMTGVMASFLLLLFFILLCLILIRHWCWCKRTPRTQLELREC from the exons ATGACATCCACATATTGCCTGATGTTACAGAACATTTGCCAGATTGGCCCAGGACAACAGCTACGGACACTACTGGGACTCACCATGATGGTCATACTCACAGGGCTGTTGTTCCTTG gtTTTATTGTGGAACACTGGATGGCAGGACAGGCAG GACATCTTCCAAAGCCTATCATCTGGGCTGAGCCAGGCTCTGTGATTGCCTTACATACACCTGTGATTATCTGGTGTCAGGGTTCCTGGGAGGCTCAGGAGTATCGTCTGTTTAAAGAGCAAAATGGATATCCTTGGGACACTAAATTCCCTCTGGATACCAGGAATAAGGCCAAGTTCAACATTCAACAAATGACAACCAACTATGCAGGCATCTATAAGTGTTATTATAGGAGCACTGTTGGAGATTCAGAGCACAGTGATGTCCTGGAGCTGGTGGTGACAG GAGCACATGAAAAGCCCAGCCTGTCAGTCTGGCCTAGCACTAATGTGACATCTGGAGTGTCCATAGCCTTTACGTGTAGCTCATACATGGGATTTGGCAGATTCATTCTGATccaggaaggaaaacaccaccTCTCATGGACCCTGGACTCACAGCATCAGGCCAGTCAGCCATTCCATGCTACTTTTGTTCTGACTGCTGCTACTCTTAACCACAATGGAACGTTCACATGCTACGGCTCTTATAGGAATGAACCACAGGTGTGGTCAACATCAAGTGACCCCCTTGACCTCATGGTCTCAG ACACCAAGGACCCGTCCACCTCGCCCACTGAAGATG GACTAGGAACACACTGGAAGATTATGACTGGAGTCATGGCATcattcctcctcctgcttttctTCATCCTGCTCTGTCTCATCCTCATCCGACACTGGTGTTGGTGTAAAAGAACGCCGAGGACACAGCTGGAGCTGAGGGAATGCTAA